GCACGTGCATGGATTCCTGCACTTGGGGAAGATGAGCAGCGTCTTTCTCCTGCGGATAGGATCGATTGGTGGAAATCCCACATGCAAAACTGTGGCGAAAGTGTAGGGCTTGAAGGCTGGCAGTTGGGAGCGTGGACCTTGGCTGTGTTGGGAGATCATGATGGAGCAGAGATGTGTTGGCAAAATTTGTGCGGTGTACAACCGGTTCCTGCTGCGCATGCGCAGACCGTGCTTGCAGCGTGGTTGTTTGGATGTGAGCAAGAAGCGAAGCGATGGTATGGCAATTCGTCACCGGAATTTGACAGTGGCAGTGCACTGGAACGATTAACGATCAATCTTGCTCAGAGCATTCTCTGTCCAAAGGGCGAGGATAGTGTGCAAATGGTTCGAGTAATGGATGATGTGTGTCCGACGCTTTTTGATCGAAGCTATCCGAGTCATTTGCGTTGTTTGTTGAGGGCCATTGCTCATCGACGCAATGGCGATGAAGTGGAGGCGGGACGGTGGTATGGAAGGGCTGCATCTGAGAGCACGCTCTCCGCACCGATGTGGACGGCTTGGAATCGAGCAAAACCAACATGACCAGGATGCTTGAGTTCTTGAAGTTGAGCGATCATTCGGATTTGCTGAGTAATCCCAGGCTGTCACCTTCGACCTGAAAATCATGTTAGTTGTTTCTGCAGGGCTTTTTCGATCTGGAAGTACATGGCTGTACAATGCTGCCCGGCATTTATTACAAGCGCAGTTGGGTCCGGATGTGCTGTCCGGATGGATCGAGGATGTGGACCGGAAAGAATTGTTGAGTGCCAAACACGCTCTGGTGAAAATCCACGAGTTTGATGAAGAAATTGCAGGCAACGCGCAATTCATCCTTGTTTCGCATCGTGATCTACGCGATATGATGACGAGTTTGCACCGCAAATTTGCTGCAGACCTCACCGTCGAACGGGTGCACACTGTGCTCAGGGATTATGACCGATGGGAACAGCGCGCAACGTTGGTATTGCGGTATGAAGAGATCTTGATGGCGAATACCAGAGTATTGAGCCGAATAGCGGATTCGCTGAAACTCGATCCTTTTTCTGAGCGAGAACTGGAACAGATTCTCGTTGAGATGGAACGTGAAGCAGCCACCTCAAAGCCAGAAAGAGGAAGACGCAGCAACCGGTTGACAGGGCTGCATCAAAATCATCGCATTGATGGGCGGATGGGCCAGTGGCGTGAATGGCTTCCAGCCGGATTTGTCCGCGAAATCGAAGTCGAATTTGCAGATTGGATGAAGCGTCACGAGTATGCGATGACAAAACCTGGCGAAGTAGTGGGAGTTGCGGATGAGATTTGGAACAAGATACGGCAATTCGAGGGAGCTGCCAAACGTGTTGTCATTTTTGGTACGGGTCGAAGTGCTGAGCGTGCATGGGATGTCCTGTTGAATTATCCAGGATTTTGCGTTAAAGCGTTTGCGGATAACGATCCTGAGAAAAGTGGCACGATGTTCAGGAATCTTCCAGTATGGTCGCCCAACGAACTTCTTCGCAACTGTGATTGGGATATCGTCTGTATTGCCAGCCAATGGCAACAGGAGATCGCAGCCCAGCTTCGGCAGATGGGGCTGGAACCAGAGCAAATTGCAGTGAATGATCCATTGGGTCGCCCTTCGCTGCTTCTCGGCATTCGCGATTGGCCCGAGTTTGGCAGCACTAGAATGGAGATTCCATCGAAGATTGTTGGGGAGCCATAAAGTTGAGCATCATGCCTGAATCCTCAAGGAAACCCACCCATTCTGCAATCTGCTCAGCAGCGCAGGTGTTTGCAGACTGCTCTCGGAAAGAAGGCGGACGGGCGTTGCCAATCGAACCTGACAGGAACGGGACCCCAAAAGGAATTCGAGAGCATAGGATCAAGGATTTGCAGGATTATCGGCGAATTGCAGTGATCGGCACCAGTCGATTTGCGCAGCTGTTGGCTGAAGCTCTGGAGCGATTTCACGATGTGGTGGCCTTTGCTGAGCCGTTTGCAGTGCCTGAAGGTATTACCCTGGGTGGGCGAAAGCTTGTTTCGACGGATGTGCTCCATCTGCTGGAAGTGGATGCAGTCATCAGAGTGGAAGGTAGTGATGGGCAAAGAGAGGTGATGTTGTCCCCGAACTGGAATCCTTCGATTCCCATTGTGGACGCTACTCAGGTCTTTGATCGATTGCTCGTTTTTGGAGCTGGTGCGGGAGGACGTAAGGTATGGAAGGTAATTCCAAGCAAAACATCCATTCTTGCGTTTGTTGACAACGATGTGAACAAAAGGGGAACGCAGATTGAGGGAATATCGATCATTTTACCACAGGCCATTCCGCAATACAACTATCGCTACATCCTTGTTGCCAGCATGTACCGCGACGAAATCGAATCCCAGCTCAAACAAATGGGTATCCCTGAAGGATGTGTGCTTTCGATTGACCCAACGCGAAAGCCTCGCGTGCGAACGGTATTGCGACGGAAGGAGTTGCTCAATGAAGCACGCATGTTTTGGCCGGAATTGCTTGCTGAAGACCTGAAACGGGTGTGGTCATTTGCCCTGCATTGTGAAGAGGTGGCTCTGCTCGATTTTGCAAAGGAATCACTTGCGGTTGGAGTTATCATGGCTGCAGCAGGAGCGAGGGTCGTTGCATTCAGGGCACCTTCGTTACTGCATGGATCAATGGCATTGGGTGTGAATGCGATTTCAAAAACCTTTCAACCGGAGGATGCGAATACATTCTCGGCGTTCGTAGTGTCGGAGTCACAGGGGTTTTGCAGCATTACCGGCTGTTGCCACCCGGGGCACCGGCTGATTGCACCGCGCTATCTGAATCTGGGTGATTACCATCGTCAGACTGCAAATCTCAGTTACTGGTATACACCTCTCCGACGGTGGCTGAGCAACACAAACATTTTCTGAAGAATCCATGAGCAAAACAGATTACCCCATATCCAAAATCTTTGATGATCTTTATCACTCGACCTGCAAGGAAACTCTGGCGGGAAAGATGCGAGAGATTGAGATCATCCAATCCATACCGCGCTCTGCGGCTGAGTATCTCTTCAATCTGGTCTGCGAACATCGACCCACTACGGTGATTGAAGTAGGCATGGCGTGGGGTTTCTCATCGGTTGCAATTTGTGCGGCTTTGCGGGATTTGGGTGAAGGAGTCAATGTGATCATGGATCCTTACCAGCTTCAGACGTGGGAGGGAGTTGGCATGATGGCGTTGAAGCATTGTGGTCTTGAAGCACACGCAGAGGTTCACGTGGAGCGGTCCGACTTGTTTCTTCCAAACTATTGGAAAAGTTCAGCTGGACGGGCATCGTTTGCATTCATTGATGGGGATCATCGAATTGACGCAGTGTTTGTGGATTTCTACTACGTGAACAAAATCCTTCCCCCGGGAGCGGTTGTTGTGTTCGACGATTTTCAATTCCATTCAGTTGCGAGCGTTGTTCAATATGCGATGAAGAACTTTCATTACGAGCGATTGCAGTGCCCAGAGGCGCGGTTTGTTGTGCTAAAAAAACTCCGTCCGGATGAGCGTGGATGGAGTGATTATGGATCATTCTAAACCTCAAATGGACCTCATCAGTGCGAATTTTGTTCCTCAATGATCTTGGCTTTCAGTATGGTGCTGGCATTGCTCAGGCACGGCAGATTCAGTCCTTATTGCTGGGAGGGCACACCGTTGGAGCAATTTGTGGAGCCAACGGTGAGGTGGGAGACCGCATCCTGTTCAGCCGTCCTGGATTGGATAAAGGCTGGCGGGGGATTCGCACATTAGACTCGCTGTTTGCTTCTGATGACTTACTTCAGCACGAATTGATCGATGGGATATTGATGGCTGCGGCTGAATTCTATCCCGATATTGTGGTGGTCGGGAATCTGCATTCGACATCATGGCCACTTCAGATTGTGGAGGAACTGACGTGTCTTGGATGCAAAGTCGTGGCCTACATGCACGACCTGCATCTGGTAACTGGGCGATGCACTTACCCTGGCAATTGTGATCGGTATCTATCGGGTTGTGATCAGAACTGTCCTACTGCCGAAGAGTATCCTTCACTTGCTCCAGATCGAATTGCGGGTGCCTGGAAGTTGAGACGGGAATTGTTCAATGGCTCAAATTCGGTGAAGCTGGCTGCGAACAGTGAATATGTGAGAAAGCTTGCCAGTCATGCATTTCCGAATGGGAATGTAGTGACCGTGTATTACGGTGCGGATGAGACGGTATTTCAACCGGTGAATCGTCTTGCTGCACGAAATCAATTGGGCCTTGCGTCGGATGTTCCCACCGTTCTTGTGGGTGCGGTCAATTTGCGTGAGACTCGAAAGGGGGCATCCCATATTGCTTCTCTTGTCGAGCGATTTCAAGAGGGTGTTCAGTTCATTTCATTCGGACATCCTTCGCCGGATTTGCCGACGGTTCGCGCGCTCGGATATCATACGGATGCGAAGCAGTTGGCCCGGATTTATTCGAGTGCAGACTTGTTTGTGAGTGCGGCAACGGAGGAAGCGTTTGGTCAGGTGATTCTGGAAGCATCCTTGTGCGCGACACCAGTTGTAGCATTTGCTGCGGGTGGCATCCCGGAAATCATTCAAAACGGGGAATCCGGATTGCTCGTCCCTGTGGGTAATACAAATGAAATTGGAAATGCAGTTGAGCTGCTCCTGCACAAGCCCAAACTTCGCGAGGAAATGGGGCATGCGGCAAGGGAGCTATGCGTGAAACGGTTTTCTTTGAAACAACAACTGACCGCATGGACAGGGCTTCTCACCCAACTTTGCATTGAGACGCATGCAGATCTCTGATTCCAGGATTTCATCAACGCCATCGCAACACATTGTGATGGTTGAACCTCACTGGCATGGTCATCAGGCAAGCTATTTACGAGCTGGAATCCGCTCCCTTCTTCGAAGCGGGCATCGGGTTACGGCCTTTTGTCCCTTTCCTGAAATACCATTGAAATGGTTGGAAGGGTTTTACCCGGAGTTATGTGCCAAATTCAGTACGTTTCGCTTTTTGCGTCCTTCTCCCGTAGCTCCCGGAACACCATGGCCCAGCCGCGCCTTTGCCATCAAGTTTTGGCGCGAAACCGCCCAAGCGATTGGGGAGCAAAATTTGGGACACATTGACTTGGTGTATTTGAGCTGGCTGGATACGTATGTGCATCCATTTCTTCCCGGATGGATGATTGACCGACATTTTCCATACCGTTGGACTGGGCTATATTTTTGGCCGGGAGAATACCGCAACGCTCCGCATCTAGGTCGTATTGAACGATGGTTGCTATCGAGTGGATTCCCTTTTCGATCCAAAAGATGTGTCGGGGTTGGAGTGCTTGATGAGCAGGCAAAGCAATCATTGGATCATACATTGCAAGGTCGTCCAGTTGTCTTGTTTCCGGATGTGGTTGATGAAACACCGGACGGAACAGCTGTGCTTGGACCAAAGCTGAAAGCGGCGGCGGCGGGTCGTAAGGTGGTGGCGTGCATCGGATCCCTGAGTAAGCGAAAGGGCATGCTTGAGCTGATGCGGATTTGCCAACAAACTGCTGCAAAAGACTGGTTTTTTGCGTTTGCAGGTCATTTGGATCTTATCGACTTCGATGACCGAAGTTTGCGCGAAATACTGCGTTTTGTGAATCACCCCCCACCCAATGTGTGGATGCACCTTCATCCCGTCGCAGATGTTCTTGAGTTTGATTCATTGGTATTGGCCAGTGATGTGCTATACTGTCATTACCTTGAATTTCGTCACAGCAGTAATCTGCTCACCAAGGCTGCAGTGCATCGAAGACCCGTTCTAGTGAGCGATGGGCACTGCATGGCAGAACGCGTGAGACGTCACCATCTCGGGGTTGTGGTGAGGGAAGGGGATCATCATGGAATTCTGCGAGGGCTTGAGTCCCTTTTGAACGATCCCAATGCCGAGAGGCGTGATTTTGATGGATACGCCAAGTTCCATTCCATTGAGCGGTTGGATGCAGCGTTCGATACATTGCTCTCTTCCAATAAAACCAAACTCAATCGACATCCATGAACCAGAATACGATCATCTACGGAGCAAATCGATCAGGGGTTGAACTTCGCTCCAAACTGACAAAGGCGGATCGAGTCGTCTGCTATGTAGATCATGACCGCGATAAAATTGGACGGGAGTTTGATGGATTGCCAGTTTTGGCTCCCAGCTCGCTGATGGATCTTGAATTTGAACGGATTGCACTTTCTCAAGCCGATCCAGGCGGCGCATTGTCATTACTACTGCGCCTGGGGATTCCACTCGATAAAATTTTAGTGCCGGGTATTGAGGGGTTGGTCAGCAAAGACAGCTTACTGCCCCGA
Above is a window of Puniceicoccaceae bacterium DNA encoding:
- a CDS encoding class I SAM-dependent methyltransferase, whose protein sequence is MSKTDYPISKIFDDLYHSTCKETLAGKMREIEIIQSIPRSAAEYLFNLVCEHRPTTVIEVGMAWGFSSVAICAALRDLGEGVNVIMDPYQLQTWEGVGMMALKHCGLEAHAEVHVERSDLFLPNYWKSSAGRASFAFIDGDHRIDAVFVDFYYVNKILPPGAVVVFDDFQFHSVASVVQYAMKNFHYERLQCPEARFVVLKKLRPDERGWSDYGSF
- a CDS encoding glycosyltransferase; the protein is MFLNDLGFQYGAGIAQARQIQSLLLGGHTVGAICGANGEVGDRILFSRPGLDKGWRGIRTLDSLFASDDLLQHELIDGILMAAAEFYPDIVVVGNLHSTSWPLQIVEELTCLGCKVVAYMHDLHLVTGRCTYPGNCDRYLSGCDQNCPTAEEYPSLAPDRIAGAWKLRRELFNGSNSVKLAANSEYVRKLASHAFPNGNVVTVYYGADETVFQPVNRLAARNQLGLASDVPTVLVGAVNLRETRKGASHIASLVERFQEGVQFISFGHPSPDLPTVRALGYHTDAKQLARIYSSADLFVSAATEEAFGQVILEASLCATPVVAFAAGGIPEIIQNGESGLLVPVGNTNEIGNAVELLLHKPKLREEMGHAARELCVKRFSLKQQLTAWTGLLTQLCIETHADL